A stretch of DNA from Nymphalis io chromosome 22, ilAglIoxx1.1, whole genome shotgun sequence:
CTAGCCAAAAAAAACTTAACGCAATAAATATAACACTTGCAAAActcttcttattttaaaaacgttaaaaaacacattacaccatttattttgttaataaatacacCGTAACACGTAGAATGCGAATCGCCTTGCAAAAGTTGAAGCTAAACATTTCAGAAAGAAGTTAAGAGGCAAAAGGTTGTGCCGCAATAGAACCCTTTTCAACTCGGTCGCTTATACACTTACCGATATAAACTGCCGTGCACCACCAAATTATCCGTCCATTGTAAGCACTGAGCTTCttgaattaaacttttttatcacGCCAATAATGTTAGATCACTTAAACATCGGTATCGAATTAATTTTGACACATTAATAGGGACGCACATCCACACCCGTCTACGTCTCGCGCATAACTGAGACGGCGCTTGCGAGTTGCTCAGAGTCGGCACTCGGCACTCGCGGCAGAAACTTGCCCGGGCGGTCTACGGCCTGCGCTCGCGCACCCAACGGATGGTCCGGTTTACGCTTGTTAGTTGTTTCGACTTCGCCTTTTGTCATAAGAATATCTCGGTTTCATCTTACaaaaattatgcaataaaaattttcattatcaACTTCATAACGGTCTTATTGATattgtgaatatttaatttgttggcAGTTAATTATTTACCTTAGGCTAATTTTAAATCCATAGACAACCACTAATCCACACGGGtgtaaatgaaatacaaatatatcgTATAGACTTAtagaacatcatcatcataatcgTGATACGCTTGCCCAGTGCCCTCAAAACATGTAATTGGTCTCGGCGCTGTGCCCAAACTCCACGTAATGAGAATAATGTAGAATTACGGCCTCATTGGAAACATTTTTGCTAAATACTCCAGACGCTAATTCCCTTAAGTAGATTACCGCCTAATTGTAATTGGGTGGATTTATATTACCTTACCTTTGGCTCGCaaatagtaaaaacaaatatgatttataactaatgtattaaaaaagcaCTACTGCccataattaatgatataatttatagcaAGAGATGAGTGATTCAGGATAATATTGTGAGGAttctaataatacataatatgtacatccaaatctgttcagacatttaaaatttatagtagaataaaaaaaactcgcatACCTACATACCATGAAAACATTACACTTCTTTTTCAGGTAGTCGtgtataaatcatatataatatacgtttaataaaataaatacataatagcaGTTGTAAGACAACTgctgtgtatttattatatttaatattactacttattattacatttcatttgTTACTCAATACACTGTACGTGAGTTCATGTTAGTTGTGTGTTTTAAGTTATGTAAATAAGGTCGCTcgcaatcatttaaataaaatgtttagtatCATTTAtagtaaagtataataaattgacTAGGGAGCTGTACAGTTTAGTCTGAGCTCTTCAGACGCATCCATTCGTGGGCTACATAGTTTTGATGCCGGCTGCCGCTGTTCTATATAACGGGCAAAACTATAACAGACCACAGAGTATATAATAAGCTAGCCTTCCaatgttatcattatttaattataatttttttaattgtgtccTCTtaaccgatttcgaccacggcggccaatctcatgagatattagccaactgcacagaacacaatatagtgcacaagtgtgtgcgcaataaCAGATGCACTCTCGGGAGTATACTCCCTTCTAACttgcagactccgggctgctactgagaatcttcgacagaaaaactcaataacttttatcgGTCCGACCTGGGGCTTAAACCCATGATCTGCAACCTTAtttctagccactaaaccaacgaggcagtcatattcactcagtttatttaatatggcaattatgtaacaatattttttatgataactataattcaaaattgacttttattattgaaaaatgtacttaatatttacGATTCTAAAAAATCACTAAGAAACTAAAACAAGAGTTCCACTGCTCATTGCCTCAGGGTAGTTAAATAAACTCGGTATTTTTCTATCGATAAAGCAAAGTTAATGACCTAGGTTTTAACgagtagtttttattatattatgtaaaatgagTAACTTTATGAAAACTGCTTTGGGAAGTGTTAGTATTTTCAACTAAAGCTATAGTTGCTAAGTGATCATGGGAATGTTTaccttattaaataaagtaattaaggAAATGTAAGCGAATTATATGAATCAAATCAAACGCTTTATGCGTTTatcgagcacttttgaatcgctattttacaagattaaataaagACTTCTACCGAGGATAACCGGCATGAAAATCagtagaattattatttattttgttaatttccaAACTCCAACAAACTCCGGACtaacattgataatattttcgCCCAAAAAGACTCAAAACTATTTAATCGTTTCTATCAGATCCTGAAATCCAGGACATAAATGCCGTAGGTACGTACATTTAAACGCTGAATGTGTCGCGTTTCGAATAtgctttgaaatttatatagaaatttatatttgtaaaaattgtttttttttagaaattatattgaGCATGCacgctttatttttaattgacccCTATGTATACGCACCATCATAATAAGGCACCCTTTCCATTATAGCGCACTTATTAACGGATAGCCCCTATAGTAGTAATACTCATGATAATGTGACTTGCAGTTTTACTTGATAGATTACACAAGAGAGTGTTTTGTgtctttttatattcatatacacacatataaacCTCTGATATGACCAGGGCCGTCTTTAACCTATTGGAGGCCCTGGGCACATTAGGATAATGAGGCCCCAATGACCGTGTCATTGAAATATGGGTGAAGATGGGCCTGGATATGACTTCTTGCAGGTGAAAGATTTTTTTCCAAATTTCCTTACGTTAGGTTGATTTCTTTTCGAGTCgatgaatcttttttttttattttgactatcATTTAATCATTATATCATTCGCTAAGCATCGTTTTTAATCGTAAGTAAAGCCTTAAATGATTGATAACTTATATCAAATTTCTTTTACGGttctttaaattcaaattttcgcACTGTCAGTCATTTTTAAAAGAAGATAcagtttacaataaaaaaatggttacgccaatattgttttatttttgaacaaaACTTGCTTGATTTTGCGACTATCGAATTTTaaatactacacatactacatacatacatactactacacatttaaattttatgtttaatgttataaaatgacCGACGGAACTACGTTATATGAATAGTTCTTTaagatttaattgaataatcttAACGTAAAGTTACAACATTACAAAACTCACCTTCCTACCAATGTCCAATTAAGAAAATccgatttttgtttaattaaactcaATTGATAATATCTCTTTTGCAGTGCAGTATAAATAGAATGAAAGGGTCAGAGATGAGTGCCCTAAAAATTTTCCAATCGAAGAAGCAGAATTAAATAagccttagatttacatattccatgcgatttgctaataactctGCTTGATTATTCACTACAAGCAGTGAGGatgaatatatctttatttataaaacaacaacacTATTCCGCATAACTACATACTTATATGCGTTTTAATTATACTTCCAAAGTTGCGATAATAACTTCACCAACATTTAAGAGGCCAATTTTTCGGAAATCCATAGTgaaaatcatagattattcaagatctagaccaatgatatcgcgtcaatgtAAAATCATAGttgcttatttttgtttactcCTCCTGTTGATGAACAGGCTGTAGGTATTTTAAGTTCACCCAAGTATTGGAAATTCTccgtataaattaaatagcatACACTCATTCAAGCCTTTGCCAGACTATgagaaaaaaacttatatacaaatttaaattcagaACCCTtctctaattttaaatattaagtttgatACAAAAGTGAATATGAAAGTCTCACAAACTGTAATTACGTTAAAATTGCAGAGgacaaataatcttatataattattattgttacattattAATGTAACGCAAAACGGATGGATATCGAATAATTCATTATTCGATgtgaaaaaaagtaattaactaAGAAGTTTGTTACGTGTTAATGAGTTATGCGTGCGTTATGGCTCTAAGGAaactttcaatttatttcatcTATATTCTCGTTCCTGTAATACGCATAATCGTTattgtaataaagaaaataaaattttaatgtatacaaatttcatttagAAAATACAATAAGCAAATTACAATGAGTCTTTCTGTAAAAACCGCAAGAAGAGTAACCTATAGCTTAAAAAAGCCATGAGATTTTTTCAAGAATAGGCTTCGTCAAAGCTTTAAATGTTATgtgttgtaatttattaattatataaatacatataatgttacatgaggagaaggtttgaagcttattccaccacgctgctccaatgcggattggtggaatatacatgtggcagaattttagtgaaattagacacatgcaggtttcctcacgtaaagcacgagatgaattataatcacaaattaagcacatgaaaattcagtgatgcttgcccgagtttgaacccacgatcatcggttaagattcacgcgttcataccactgggccatcttctcctcaaaaaagaagtcTGTCCCACTGGCCATTCAGAGACTGTTACGAATATAATGATACATATTGTAAACATTGATTATTTATCTCGAACAACAGAACTCTGTCATAAGACCCTAGCAGcaagttatttacaaaacatctGATTGTTATGATGGCTTACTAGGGAATAATGGGTTTATTTATTGTCCATGAAAATTAGTCTGTGCGTATTGTAATATAGACTGTACGCGACGACAATATTTTTAGGATAGATTACATCAACACATTGTGAATATTACAatcatgtttatattataatacgtgAATCATAGTAAGAAAACACTTCGTTGTGATGTAGGTAGAGTAACAATACAGAAAAAGAGAAATGtaggttaatattaatattttaaatcacaagtcaaaacattttttttctttttgtgacATTTATCTATGACAATTTCgcgtaaaatattttgtaaaaaaaattcaattgtgtTTGTGTCTTGACTTTGATTAATTGTAACCTTCTTAAAACTAtacttataattgttatataaatatagcacgtgaagccgttggtcctgcgcctgaactctttccggtcgtgtcgaattgccgtcccatcgcattatgagagttagggaatagagagtgcactctCTGTGTTTACACACACACTTTTACActataatctctcttgagattggccgccgtggccgaaatcggtctgaaggacattattattatattatactttgaaGCATTTATGTTTACATATCATGCAAGTAATGTAACTGtacaatatcattttattatctgtacttCCTTGTAAGTGTAAACGAAAATTCAGCCGTATGCAGCCTtcataatattgataattaaattgtaagtaGGTGCGTTACGTTTTATGGCTTATGCTAATTTATAGCAAATGTCTGTATAACATATATCAGTATTTTCGTTCGATTTTTATgactgatatatatttttaataaacttgcgtagcaatttttttcaataattatcttctattgtaaaactttaaaatatatctgtataaatttgattttacaaTTTCAGGTTCAGAATCacagtaaaatgtttttttttttttgcttttaaaacaTTGTGATGACACGTATAAATatcaagtaaaattaataaaaataaatcaaaatattttattcaagtaggctcttgaagcgccattttacaagattaagttatatttaaaattaccgcCAGTTCGGAACGATGAATTCTAACGAGACGAATCGTAAGACACTTAGTATTTATTCTTTtccgataattaaattacattggtaatttaatacaatcaaattattatatatatcctgcatggaaatcaacAAATGCTAACTCCATACTTTTTCATTATATCTATTTGGTCCCTTATCACCTTTAAATGATTAGTATTTTCATCGTTCGTATTATAGAAAAGTTTGTTAAAGCAACAGTGTTGTTCGCTAGCACGGCTtttgtcaataatattttttaattttttttgcaaaattacttatattttgtgtaacatTTTCACATAAACATACGAAATTATAGAATgctaaaaaatagtttatacgtTTACTGCGGTACGAAAGGTTCaataataatcacaatttaTACGACAAACGCCTTCATtagtttcaaattttattttagttaaaaacatATCTGCCACGTAAATGAAATCAAATGGctcattatatgtaaaataaactacaTATTTTCCTTAACAGTTTCTTGTTTCTAAAGGTTTTCCCACGGTGCGTGATTCTGCGCATTATTCATGCACGGCCAATGACCACGGACAGCTACGCACCGCACCGAGCCACCGGTGCGTGCCAGTCTGTATCGGTCTTAAGATTCGAAGTCATTTTGTCATTCCAAATTAAAAAGTGAAAGAGAAAGTATAATTGCCACTTGCGGCGGATTCGACGCACCGCTACGGACCTGTCTGCGATTTCACAGACGATACTCCTTCCACGGTGCGTTGGTGCGTGCAGGTCGGCGTCCGTAATATCACGCACCGTAGGAAGTCATGCATTAAGGCATGCAAATGTCAAAGGTTATGTTAGTTTGTTTAGTTGTTAGCTGTTGCCAAATTGGTAACGAATTGGTAAGActgatcacatattctactcacaaacagaaataattagtattgcAATAATTATGTTTTGGTTGGAAGGGtagactgagccagtgtaataataaGCACAAGGGGTCATGtctcatcttagttcccaagattgatggcgcGTTGGAGATgtagggaatggttaatatttcaatatataatataaggcgGCTATATCTATGGTTGGTGATCACCTCTTACCACCAGATGGTTTGCCCCGCCGCCTATGCCGCATTGCCGCCTAACTTATAACCTATatgtcataaatttaaattatttaaaaaatgtctatattagtataataactttttttagacacgattttttacaaattcttgAAAATGTTGTTCGTTGTGataccaaataaatataacaaacattgaagtatttaatttctagacaattttttaaaaatatttaaaacattttagagACATCTACCGACGAATAGTAAAATCATTACTATCCAGAGCCTCATTCCACGCTGACAtactattatcattttatttttttacagaataaatagAATAGCGTGAAAAGATCTCCTCAtccatatatttgatatttactgtattatataatgaattgttttgaaatataactgcgttataattttgaattttcttaCTTATTGTTAACATAGTTTTATCTATCTGCGTAAAATGGAATGACATTCAATagtaaacaatttaaatgtcAATATGCTTTCTTagcaatatttgtaaatatataaatgtacgtaTTATATTGATCAGTAATAATTAACCTCGATGTTAACTATATCTCAACAAAttttcaagttttatttatgtttttagtgTTTAAAAAcacttcataatatatatattttataaaccatGGCATgcaataaagaaaacaaaagtgTTGAAACAATTACCAGTGATTTACTTGAAACGAATATTCTTGTAAACGAGGAACAGAAGAAGGTGAACGAAATGTTAAAAAATCGTTTAAggaagtatattaaaaaattagacGGTAAGTTTGTTGTGACGTATAaagaaagtaattaaattagataATCAGACCAGCAAATGGGCCATATTATGGTAAGTTTGCACCAACGCCgtctaagaaatatttaccaccTCTTACATAGACAAAGCTCCACcaaacttaggaactaagacACTGTGTCCCTTGTGTTGGTAATTATTCTctcacttactcttcaaaccCAAAAagaacaatacaaagtatagaTTGGCGGTAGAGTAtactatgtaattttttaatggtttgattattcttttattattaaattaaaaataaaactttaagctCAGAGAGATGACAGCTCAGTTCTTGCAAAGAaaagcaaataattaaattacttagagCCTTATTGTAAggaattcttatgtaaataaaaaagattatatatttaaaaagttagaaTCTTTACATTACAACATAGTCAAAACATGCATTTTGagtctatataatattaatatgatatttattaagggtctaatgttttaaaaaggaattttaagtttttacaaattacaatcaattattattaatacttactaATAACTGCAACAGAAACAAATATGAGCACAAGCAAAGAAGAAAGTGAGAAGACCGAACTTGAGACATTCAAACAATTATACAAACCTAAGCTTGATGGTGATGAggagacatataaaaaaataccaaaattttatttcaaactccCTCGGACCGATGATATTTTAGCACAAAAACTAAGAGAAGAGACAAGAGCTCAGTTCTTGCAAAAGAAAAGCAAAGAATTATTAGACAATAGTGAATTGAAGCATTTATGGAGTCTGCTTGAGAAGTCCAATGGAAGTTACAGCATGGCTAACAGTGATGAATTAACAGttgattatttacaatttaagaaaattaGAGATGAAGCGGGACCTAAGTACaggtaaaactaaattatatattttattataatttaataatatatatttaataaaatgcccTATGGCTCATCATGACCTCATATTTTAAGTAAGAATAATGATAAAGTTTAGAGAAGGTTAGTGTTACGATACACATTTTTCATCACATCAATGACATACagtcagataaaaaaaatcaaataatgtaTATCTGAACTTTCAATTCTTCAGGCCTTATTTCACACCAGAGGTGTTCGGTCGTTTACAAGCTGCTGAGGGTGGCATTGGCAGGGTTCGAGGAGTTTCTCTCTTCAACTATGTGATGCGTCGGGTGTGGTTACAACAAACACGGATTGGTCTGTCCTTGTATGATGTATCAGGACAGGGATACCTCACAGAACATGTGagtacatttaaattacatacataatcatttttactttatatatatattaatatttagtaatgtttGCATTATTTGcagcttttataattttttaattagtaatagggctttgtgcagtcTTGTCTGCATGGGTACCTATTCTATGGACAAacagtttgaatggtgagtaagctagtgtacAAGCACAAGTAATATACaaaacagcccgtgaatgtcccactgctgggctaaggcctcctctccctttttgaggagatggtttggcgcttattccaccacgctgctccattgtggGTGAAAGCTTTTCTGTCAATGATATAATTTGATGGATAGAGTTCATATGGTTGCACAATAATTGgttgcaaataataatttaatattttttttatagaataggaaggtggacgagcatatgagccacaaatgatggtaagtggtcaccaacgcccttagacattggcacggtgagaaatgttatccatcgcttacatcgccaatgcgccaccaacgtgggacctaagattttatgtcccttgtgcccgttattacactggctcatgcacccttcaaaccgtaacacaacaataccaagtacagctgttttgcattagaatatctgatgagtgggtggtacctacccagacgagcttgcacaaagctctaccaccagtagaacaAGATAACAAGAACACTCATTTTACTGTCAGAGGCGATTTCACTCCCTCGAATATTTGTCACCAAATATTCGATGTACCAAACAGAACCACTTTTGACAGGACCTAGAGAGCTATATAGCAGAGTTGGTACCATCTCTCGCTGCATTAGATGGTCTGGACTCATCGTTCACATCGTTCTACGTCTGCACAGCAGCTAGAAAGTTC
This window harbors:
- the LOC126777211 gene encoding serine/threonine-protein phosphatase 2A regulatory subunit B'' subunit gamma-like, which encodes MACNKENKSVETITSDLLETNILVNEEQKKVNEMLKNRLRKYIKKLDETNMSTSKEESEKTELETFKQLYKPKLDGDEETYKKIPKFYFKLPRTDDILAQKLREETRAQFLQKKSKELLDNSELKHLWSLLEKSNGSYSMANSDELTVDYLQFKKIRDEAGPKYRPYFTPEVFGRLQAAEGGIGRVRGVSLFNYVMRRVWLQQTRIGLSLYDVSGQGYLTEHDLESYIAELVPSLAALDGLDSSFTSFYVCTAARKFLFFLDPLRVGRVRIRDVLSCSFLDDLLELREEDLPMELQEQNWFSAASALRVYGQYLNLDRDHNGMLSINELAGYGSGTLTRAFLQRVFQQCLTYDGEMDYKTYLDLVLALENRRQPAALAYLFRVLDINSQGYLDAFTLNYFFKAIQEQMVAHGAEPVNFDDVKDEIFDMIRPEHPSRITLQDLIKSGHGHTAVSILLELHGFWAYENREALAAAGDHS